The Drosophila sulfurigaster albostrigata strain 15112-1811.04 chromosome 3, ASM2355843v2, whole genome shotgun sequence genomic sequence TCATAAGCTCATGCCACTTCATCTCGAAAACAAATGCCAATCCGGCAAGCACCAGACCCAGACACCAGGTGCGCACCATGCTAGAGATGAAGCTCATGCTGAGAGGCGTTGGTTCATCCTGGTCGATGTATAGCCGAAAGTAGTGCATGCGCAGAGCTGCCCAGAAAGCCTCACGTTTCCAATGAACCTTCAGGCCAGACTGTTGTGAAATCAAGATAAAGTTCTGATGCGGCGAGCGAAGATGCGAATCGAGGTGCATAGGATAAACATGGTAGAAGGGACCCGAACAGATCTCTGTCAATCGAAAGATGGGCCACCGCAGGTGCTTCTGTTGCAAGTTCATGAAATCCCAACGATCTGAGGGCACAAAGTAGCCATAACTGGCATTCATCCTGTCCCGATGATGCTGAAGTACATCAGCATTGACGATGTCCACCTGTTGCAAGAAGCGTGGCGGATAGGTTTGCGGTGATCTCGCCAGACGATCGTACTCATAGCCCTGCACCAGGATGCGCAAATCCGCATCAATAATGTCCTGCAGCGTGTTTAGTTGTCGAGGTTGAGGTGCCGAAGTCAAGTAGCTGGCCATCTTGGAGATGTACATGTTGGAGCAGTTGAGACCCATGATGAATAGTATCACGTAGAGAAAGCGCATTCGCAGCGTAGCTGGTTTCATGATCGACAATGGCGGATTGTTTGTAATGCTGCAGATGCACTGAAGCACAGCGCCACTTAGATCACGTGGCCGTTGTGGGGAGCACAGCCAGATGGCGAAGCTCATGTAGGCAATGGCCAGGAGCAAGAGCAGCCAAACGCTGTTCTGCAGAGCCTCGCGGACGTACAACTCCTGGAAGGACTCGTTGCTGTAGGGCACCATGATGCACCAGTCGTTGATGCCAAGCGGATAGCTAATGCTCACCGAATAGTTGCCAATCAGATCCGTAAATGAGTGTATCAATGTCTCGTAGACACCCTGAGCAACCAGCTCCAGCAGAGTGGGCAAGTCGAATGACTTGATGCTCAGATTGGCGCTTGTGTCCACAATCTCGGCATTGATAAACTCGAGGAAATCCTTGAAAAACTCGGCACTCGTGCCGTAAACCTTTTGATCAATTCCCTTGAATACACGAGGCAGATCATCGAATACGGGAGTACGTATCTTATATCCTTTGGTGTTGATGATACTGCTGGTATCTTTGAACAGATGCTTGGAGCGCCAGGTACGCGTTTTATTCACAACCTTGGGCGTTGGATATGGCTGAAgcagaaataaattattcttgATGGTTAGGAGAAACGTGTTAATAAACTGTTTGGTCCATGTCCAGTCGAGCACATCCTTAACTTGAGAGGAGAGCGCTTCACTGTGATCCTGGTCCGTTCGCAATTTGGGAAAGAGCACAAAGATAGTCTTTAGCCAACGCATTCCCCGAAGACTCTGACTTGCCACGTCCATGATGGGATCACTGCGATTCGTTGTGCAGATGAGCACCAACGAAGGTGTGCTTATGAGATCTCTGATCGATTTGTCTGATTCGATTGGTCGTCTGACAAATATTCTGGGTACATATGGAAATGTGAGCCAGAAATTGCCAAAGAACTCGATGGCACCAGCATTGTTGAGATTCAGCTGCTCCGAGATGAAGAACACAAAGTTCTTGAAATGCTTGCTGCGATCGAGACGCAGTACAATGTCCAAAACGAAGCTGTTGTTGATTGTATGCAGCTGAGTTAATGGTTCCATGTTGGAGCGCACAACGCTGTGCTGGTTGAGCATTAGCTCTGCTTTGAAGTTGTCCATTGTCGATTCGCAACTGAATTACACGCTAGTTGAGTATCGACAGTCATTGCTGCCATTGAGAATGGCATTTCAACACATGCCTGACATATTTCGCCAAACGAGCAGCGAGCATTTTATTGGCTAGCAATCAAAGTGTTTACACTGGATGACAGACAGCCGACAAATCCAGGAGCGagcaaaatgaatttaatcgCGTTTTATCTGGAATGCGAAAACGTGGCAAGGCCTCGTTTGCACCTCGCTGCGCTCCATTCGCATATTTATTGTACATGTTTATTGACTCATAAAACGAAAACACCTTTAATCTCAAGTGCAAATCAGTCATATTCACTATTTAGACGTATTTATGCAAAGGACCCCGTATAATTGGACAAATCGTTGCGGAACATGCAAGCCTTACAGTGTCATTATTGTGGTTTGCGCTGCAATAGCAATTAAAaatcacgcatacgcaccATCGAACCTGGCACGCACCTCACAATttgtgttgcctacttttcagcGTGGCTTCGACTTTAGGTTGCGAGGCCCGGTTGCGAGGTGGTTGACAATGAAAGACCCGCTGGCGGACAATGTTGTCGTTGCATATCTcattaacttttaattgctgcaaaatttcataattgagTCAAAATGCCAACGGACAGAGCCGAAAGCATGCGAGCTTATCGAGTTACGTCTAAGCTTTCTGGCCgagcaaatgcaattagccGCAAACTCTCGCCTCCCCTCTCCAGACACATGCACACAATGGACTAAAAGACACAAAGCCAtccatattgttgttgctgttgtcgattGGCCTGCAGcttaaataatgtatttatgaTTGATGCCTTGCAATAGGTTTTGTACTCTTACTCTGCACACTTAACGGATAAGACTGGACTTAATGCCATATTGGCAGCACATGCTTTTATCTATGTTGCCGTTTCTATTGTTTGTCCGATGATTTGTCAAATTTTAGCGATTTCACGCTTACGTACGTAATTGTAATACGCATTACGGAAAGTCAATTTTAGTCACATTGTTGTCACATTTCTGTGCACATTTGAGCACATTTGTGGCAAGTATCGTGGGAATTGCGGCAGCTGGTCACACAGCTAAACAGCCAAACAGCCAAACACCTGGAGCTACACTTCACTTGCTCtgccttgttgttgtggcataTGTTTCAGGATTGCGGCGCCTTCAGCTTTCAGCTTCCTACGCCCTGCGCTGCCCTGCCCCGCTCTGCCTCGCCCTTCATCCTTAGCTGCTTTTTGTTGATGGCATCTCTcgcgttgtcgttgttattgctgtggtTTTTAATGTGTGCGCCCCAAGCGCTAAAATACATTAAGCCAGCGTGTTGAAtcgcattctctctctctttttccatccattttatattttctgttttttatttagatttaaatGCTGCGCTTCAGTGCAGCTGTTGAGGAAGCTTGAAAACCAGTTGTCACgaaatgataaacaaaataagtGAGTCTCTTAGTAAGCAGGAAGCTTCATATTATTGTAATCATTATTCATTTCTCGGctttataacatataatatgatttattgattttaaatttcacttaCATCGACTGCTAATGGAGGATGCATTCATACTTGATAACTTacaagaaaatatgaaaaattttgcaaaagttaaagtaattttaattcaaactAGACAAAGATAATTATTATGGAATGTGTTTAGAAATcacataattgaataatttggattttttgtagatgtttattattataaataatatttgatttttttttttatttgtacatttattttgaatataaacaattttgttaaatttttttattttttagtttttatagcAGCTTAGGAAAGAAGGATAAAaggggtattataactttgtgcctccaggattatatgtaacaggtagaaggggGAATCTCCGCCCcagaaagtatatatattcttgactTGTTAAATTTGCTCGCAAATTAAGTTTGCTTCACCGCAtcgcaaatcgaaaaatattgaatagcaagcgtaatttGAAGCTTAAggtatgcatacatacatacatgcatacataataTGAAAATTGGTCTGcaatcggataaaaattgtataagtcatttaaataataattttatatattaaaaacggATTCTGCAGTTAGGTATTATAGgttttggttgacaatctagtatattctGTACCAtagtgaatattttaataataatattatgttatatcgatatacctaATAAAGACTTCTGtgtattttgatatttttcggcgtatttatacccgatacccatagggtagaagggtattataactttgttcctgcaatgtacatacatatgtaacagGCATGCCTCCACTCCATTTCCGCACTGCAAAtggacaaaaatcgaataactagcgtatttttaaagctagagcgatcaaacatataataatatctataatattgatgattcttgaaaatttggttgcgatctgaaaattttggaagttattgaagaaatactaCTGTATGAGAAAAAACTCGTACGCCAATGgagttttagttgctttggctgataatcgggtatattttgcattattgaTTACCTGAGTAAGAATGTAAGATACAAAGTTTGTTTATTAACGCTTTAAACAGaaatgtgtgtacatatattttcagttAATAAAATTGCACGTGTATAATGCAATGTATAAAAGTTTTACTAGCTATCGTACAGCATTTTAAAATAGCTTTAATATCCATGAGAATTTCCTTAtaattaaactatattttcattgaaagCAGTTCATCTGTGTTAGTAGCTTGCTTCTTGTAGAATACCAACTAGTCTAATAAGCACAATATTAAGCTATAATGTGCCAGTTCCATAAACAGTTTTTTCCAGTATTTTTCCCCCACAAACTTTGGTTTTTTAGTTTGTGTAAAATATCTTATTTCAGATTGTTTTAGTTACACTTTTGTGCTGGCTGCACATTTGTGGGGGAGTTTGTTGTatgtttttgccatttggaAGCGGAAGCAAAATGTtgccagtgtgtgtgagtgagtgttgtAGTTGAACGAAGGCTCTCGAGTTGTATCGTTgctttttctgttgctgttgctgttgccgttgctcaTGTCAAGTGGCAGCTGCTGGCCTCCGTCCTGTGGGTCCTGCTGTCCTCGTATCCTCCTCCATCCGACAGTTGGCCAACACTCTCGACATTAAGCGCCGCCCACTCAGTTACACccccacactcacacccacaccTTCCTATAGCAACTGGCGAGCGAGAGCAGGTGTGTTTGACTGGTACCACAGCATGTGTCGAAACATTGCCAACCACTGGACgccctgtgtgtgtgtgtattgttgtttgggtgtgtgtgtgtgtgtgagtgcgtgtgtgtggctgcAGCTAACTGTTAAGCGAAATTACCGCAATCTCCGCACGTCgaacaatttttaatgctgaaaaatgtattttctaattttctcTCGACTTTTTACCCAAGACCTCAGTTTATTTTGGCTTTGTCAGTTTGTGGCCAACTCTGGGTCTTACAGATGTAAAGAATGTGTATCCTCTTCACTTGCCTgcaatattaatgaaaaataattattttgccaTTGAAGCTGACCTTTTTTGTGCTTGCCACGCGTTGAAATACAAAGAACTCGAGCGACATTCAATTATCAAGCTTCAAATGACATTTATACCCTGTACAATTGAGAAAAATTACGGTGTTACtaaattaattgcttaaatgaataaagcgcagttaattttgttaattaagtGACGATTATATGTTTTTAGTAGTAAATATTCTTTCTCTATATGAGAAAACTActtatgttaaataaattgcagaaCAGAGTGCTTCAATCTTTTCTAGAACAGCATATGGCACAGTTGATTCCTCTCTTCGCTTAGCCTCTtgtattcttaatttaatgctTAAGTTGCTCTCATTTTACCTGGGCGGAGGATGCGCATCACTGGCGAATGCAATTTGCACATTAATATCGGAGCAGctaattttcaatatgcaaCCGACAAACTTGCAGCTGGCAAAAGCTTTGGAAAAAAGgcaatttccgtttttttgATGCATTCTTTAATGGCCCAAGCTGAGTGGGTAATGTGTgcgacagagagaaagagacagataTAGAGTaggacagaaagagagagagagagagagaaggctgcagcagcagtgaaGCTGATATGCCATTATGCTAAAAGTTTGTGTGCCAAGGAAAATGTGTGAGAAGTACAAAGAAGAAAAGCACTAATAATGTTATTCGATACGAGTCATACGAGCTTGGCGTTAGAACGCTTCAAATACCGTTATGGCATTACATAGTCAATAGCGTGATAGAGTGTGGCAGAGAAATAGAAGGAAGCGTAGTAGAAGGTTCATAAGTATATGAGCGTAAAAACTTTAGTAATGACACTGATGAAAGAACAACTTAATAATGAATGACGActatagaaaaacaaatgataaGTAAAAACGTTCCACAGTGAAACGaacataatattaatataaattaacttttttatacattttctatgtctttatgtataatttgtctaaaaatataaagaaaattatagcatattttaaatagaagCTAAGCTTCCAGTAATGACGCTGATGAAATCACAAGCTAATATTGAATGACGACTACAGGGACAATAATGGtgcataaattgtataattatagaataaacaattaagaaagctacaggcgcgtaattttaaagctatattTCGGTacagacaataataactatagtatctATGATTCCTGGCAATTTGGTTGTGATCGGTTAAAAAGaagtagaagttattaaagaaatacttttgtatgagcaaaaacgTTCATTTAATACAGGTTTTATATGCTTGCACTGATAGTATGATATTTTTTGCAccgtatggtatattttgaatgtagtactgtatcaatataccaaaaaaacctttggaatatttttagtatttttgtggtttattaattttgtttattttaaataaaaaaccttaatattttgattttatttaaaatgagtagaaggtaagaaagctgcagtcgaatTAAATGTtgactatttggtatattttatagggttTGAAGTCTAGTTTGTCTtgaacataaattataatataatttatatagaaataataacTCTGGTGAAGAAGatggttttttttcttattgaaGTAGcgtaaaatgtttaataaaagaaTAGAAATATATCCTTACATTATGCaactttaaaatcaattacTTTTTGAATGTCTGATTATTTAAGATTACAACTTCGGTTATAAATTATCTTGCTAACAGAttttaaaagcaaagaaatcaaattataatcgtttacatttttttaagtaatttaatgtttcattatacatttgaaaattatgattttatagTAATTTAGCTTGGAGTGTATAGCATAAGACTTGCGTTATGAATTTAATGATATTggattattattagtttttatataaaattttaagtcaattaaaagtattttgatAGTCACAGCTTAATTAGTGTAATCTACAATAATAAAGAAACCCCTTTGACTTCTCTCGCAccttaaaacataaaatttccCAACTTATTTTGGAAATCGAATGAACTTCAAAGCCATTCAGTTCAATTTTGGTTAAAAgtaaaagcgaaagaaaaaagagGAAGGGAACTGAAAATACTTAACAATGAGCTAGAAATCCGAACTCCTCTGTTCCTCACAAGTTCATTGTGTAGCAAGTAATGAGTACAAGGCTCATTGTTGTTTATTCAGCACAAGTAAAAGACGTtggttaaatttaattttataagtaAGAAAATTGCTAAAGCCATCGCAGGCGATGGCTGGGAATGTGTTTGGGCTGCTTGGGTTGCTCTCTTAAccgctttggcattttggcagctggcaaagatttcttttttcttttttctgttttcttttcgcaTTTCTCACTGCATAATTTAGCCATTTTATGCAGCGGCGGCAAATGAGTGTAAAAAGAGAAGAACGATGTATATAGAGAAAAGGGGGGAAATGTGGCGCTATGTTCACGCcttttttgcttgattttgagtttgccttttgcctcaTTATCTCTTTTGGCCaagcaacaattgttgtttgcaGGCAGACAAGAAACGTTTGCTAAATGAGTCAAATGGAGGCTCCTTCGGGTGCTTAGGTCCTGGCTGGGTCCTTGCTTCTGTTCTTTCTTCAGTAAGTGCAACTTTTTGGGTGCACTATAATAATGTTTGCAATTAAACTAATGAAGTCATTTGAGCTCCTTCTCACTGACCTTTCTTACTTAACCTTTTCTCCACTTCTACCCCTGTCCCTGAACAATTTGTAGTGAGCTCTGCTCCATGTCAAGAAGTGAAATGGTTTTTGATAAACTTGTTCCAACTTTTCCGTTTTCACATTTCAGTTTTCCCGTTTTTTTCTCGCTCAGGTTCCCAAATTTATTTCCCAATCTGCGCAGTGTTAAGTGTCATATTTTGACATTGAGCAATATTAAttgggtattttttttgtcatattattactgctgttgctgttgcgattGTTGTAGCGGTTTCATTCCAACTGACAGCAAAATGGGATATGTACAGCCAAACATTTCTTTGTGCCACAAAAAATGCACTATAAAGAGGGCAACTTGAACAATTTTCGTAGTTTGACATTTGTATTGAGATTTAATCTTTTCAAAAGTTCAATGTATCAGActgatatttatattataaatgtcacaattttgcacattttatgtAAACTTAAAAAACATCTAAGATAGCTACAGTTGAGCGTGGTAAACTGTGGGATAtttgctacccattttcaaggaaagtatttcagtattatgattaaaatatactaaattaatataccaaaaatactaaaatataaaacatgaTATGGTTATATatggtataccgatatactttcaacatatgtatatcatatATGAAATTAAGGTGATTTTCAACCAaagaaatattgtaatataaaattatttcctGAATAActtattcttattcttatttaattgaaagcaATCTAAGCTTAAGGTCTTAGCAGCCAGCGCTTTAGTAATAGTGTTAGtgttaattaacttttataaaaacctttacttttttaaaaacctgtttataataataataatattccaaaatctaaaataaactTGGTCAATCAGACCACAACAACTGTTATaagcaaattgtaaatatactaTCTTTAATAGTCTCTGTGatctatgtacatacataggtgttcatacgaacGGACAGACGGTCACGGCTTTACTGTGTTGGCTGTTgaccctgatcaagaatatacatatacatatatatagtctACTATATACATTACTTACTATTTCCTGTCGGTCGAAAGACATGACATCtttctatcctatgggtagcgggtataaaaatcaaaaaatgtataaaattaatttggaCATAGCTCTTGGATAAACAACTTTTGATCTGAGAGCTTTGTATAATCTTCTTAAAATTTCAAACCAACGAACTTAATTCTCGATAATGTCAATTGCTGCCCTCGCTTTATTGCCATTTGAAACCCGCCGTAACACTAGAGCATTAAATGGGGAAAAAACCAAAGTCATCGCGTATTGTTGTCACATGCAAACACAATCATCCacatataaacatacacacaaatgtTGTGCACACTTCTACATACATTCAGAGTGtgcaaaatcaacaacaaaactccAACTTAAATGGGAAACATGCATAACTTTTACCTATCCGGAAAATGTTTTATGGCTTCCAGCTCAAATTGGATTTATAACTAGCGATAGATAGGGAATCCAGCaagtctctcactctctttctcgctctgaGTTCCAATGTTTCTGTccggagagagaaagataaaATATAACCAGTTAAGTTATACGTTAAATCCATTCAAAGTGAAGCATGATGTCGATGGACCGCCAATATCTATAATAGGAAGGACAACCAGTATCTCCCTTGGCATACCAAAATAAAGTGTTCGcttgcaatttaatatttaattttaatttttatttattcgcaTTTCGTTTGCTGTTACAATATTGTTGTATGCATAAAGTTTCATTATAACTTGCCACTTGTTTCTCTGTGAATTATTATTGTGGTTcgtatttatgttatttgtaTGTTAAATGTTCTGATATTACgaatacatttatgtatgaacattttatttttggttttctcatatatttttatatgcgGATTTTCACGGCTAACATTCGTCATTTATCTCCATTTCGTGTCGCCTGTAGTTAGGTAggtaaatgtattatttttttattttcatgttttctCTTTTGTAAGATTAGACAACATTTTTGGGCCTCAAAGTAACGTTTTACCTTGCTTGTGTTTTCGtttacatatatgttatgtatatatatatttttttttggcattttttattattggtttttattaaaaattaaataaaatctaattttGTTAACAAATGTCGCAATGCGCTtaactaaataatttgtttgtatttcttttttgttttttttttacaattaaaatttgcgCTAACagttaaaaattgtttcttgTCTTTTTAGAgttcattttggttttttggtttttggttgatgttgtttttatcaagcaattattatttattcttttataattacaatatttagcTAATTTGACACTTAAAGCGGAAAAACTTAACAACTTTTGGTTGGATTAGTtgcctttttatttaattatttttgttagttgttgCAATGATATTCAATACACACTTAACCTTAGTtcatatatataacatttatatttatttattatagttaatattattttcattggtTTTGTTGTCAAATTTTGctactaataaaatatatttgatgtatgtatgtttacttgcattattattattttttttttttttttttttcttttattattgctgttaaattgtatttgatgTTTTGTATACATGAGCCTCGCATTGGATCTGTCCACAGTTGGATCTGAGACAGTTGATtcgcttttaaaatatatatattttgtatgtatatatattcaagaATTGTTCGATTCGTAAGTTTATgctttaagtttaagttttaCTCTTTTAGTTAAATATGGTGGTATTTCTGCAGTCAGCGTTGAGAAGAGCATCTCTTATAGTGATGGCAAAACATGTCTTTAGATATTCAGATTATGAGAGTACGTCTACACAAATCGTTGTACTCATCTAAGTACGTTTTGTatagtttgttttttcatttgcattgcattggaAAAGGACTTGTATAGTTGGTTTTTGTGTTGGTTTTGCGTCTTGTTTGGAAGAGCAGCTGGTGGGTAGTTCTAAAAACATGTTTGATAGAAAGTTATAGACACTATTCAATGATCGGCGGAGAGAATGctcatttgaataataatttcggATGTTCGGATGAATGTTCTCAGGCATAAGAAAATACAAGTCTCGACCAATTATAACATTCACTTCATTTCTGTGCCTCTTTTTCCACATGAATCTAATCGAAACGTTGTTTAAGCATTGGTTTAGCCTATTGCATTAGCCAGGTTTATTTATCTAATTTATAggtttttataattatttttcttttctttttatactcGACCAGGTTGCACCACAACTTACAATAATTTCGTACACTTCTCTGGGTGAAAGTGTCGCCtatgtgtgagagtgtgtgtaattatttgtttaccGTATTAGCAACATCGAAAAATTTGTCCAAAAAGGatttgcatatgtatataagatTATCCTgtataagtacatatgtatatctatgtatatatatatatatttcattacatatatatatatttgtttatgtataGTTTACTATAATGTGTATATGCTGTATATAAGTATCTTTTAGTTACAAGTACAAGTACGTTAACGGGTACAAgtacacacttacatacacacacatctatATATGTTCAATGTTTTcttatactttttttgttcgtctttatttatagtttacaGTTAGCATAGACACAATTTGTTCACAATTTTCTCTAAGATTAATTAGAAATAGTTAGAGGCGGTGGCTTTTACTTGGAC encodes the following:
- the LOC133843488 gene encoding uncharacterized protein LOC133843488, whose translation is MDNFKAELMLNQHSVVRSNMEPLTQLHTINNSFVLDIVLRLDRSKHFKNFVFFISEQLNLNNAGAIEFFGNFWLTFPYVPRIFVRRPIESDKSIRDLISTPSLVLICTTNRSDPIMDVASQSLRGMRWLKTIFVLFPKLRTDQDHSEALSSQVKDVLDWTWTKQFINTFLLTIKNNLFLLQPYPTPKVVNKTRTWRSKHLFKDTSSIINTKGYKIRTPVFDDLPRVFKGIDQKVYGTSAEFFKDFLEFINAEIVDTSANLSIKSFDLPTLLELVAQGVYETLIHSFTDLIGNYSVSISYPLGINDWCIMVPYSNESFQELYVREALQNSVWLLLLLAIAYMSFAIWLCSPQRPRDLSGAVLQCICSITNNPPLSIMKPATLRMRFLYVILFIMGLNCSNMYISKMASYLTSAPQPRQLNTLQDIIDADLRILVQGYEYDRLARSPQTYPPRFLQQVDIVNADVLQHHRDRMNASYGYFVPSDRWDFMNLQQKHLRWPIFRLTEICSGPFYHVYPMHLDSHLRSPHQNFILISQQSGLKVHWKREAFWAALRMHYFRLYIDQDEPTPLSMSFISSMVRTWCLGLVLAGLAFVFEMKWHELMRIYRRFRRT